In the Planctomycetaceae bacterium genome, TTTTCGACACAGGTACACATGACCGGTATGCACGTCCGGATGTTCGCGTTTCTCATGCGATTTCCAGGTGGGTACATAGGCGTAGTGGCTGTGGCCAAGCGGATCGATTGTAAATATGGAAACACCCAGCGGATTTCCTCCGGTGACGGGACTGGGCGGGCTGTTCAGAGCTGTCCAGGCACGCCGGAACGTTGTGCGGATCGAAACCAGCGCAGCCTGAGTCTGTGACTGTGACAACCGTTTGAAGTCGAAATACAGATCCGCCATCTCGTAGTCGCGTTTGGAAGAAAATATGCCGTCTCCGAACCGGAGGTAGTCCATCGCCCGTTCAACTGTTCGCTGGCCTTTCGTGACGATCTGCGTCAGCGTGCCCATTGCAGCGGCGACGCGCGCCAGCAGAGCCGCATTGTTCACGCCCAGCCGCGGCTTCGACACCTCATTCATCCGCTTGAGTGTCGGACCGAACGGATCCACTCGTCCATCACTGCCCGTCTGCTGGACGCTTTGGAAGTGCGCAATGGCACTGTTTGTCTTTGGTCCGATCCAGCCGTCCTCGACCAGTGGCACGGGAGGACCGCCGTCCGTGGGTTCAGTGAGATTAAGCAGCTTCTGGATCTTCAGCACGTCGTCGCGGTCGTTGCGACCTCCGCGGCCGACAGATCGTCTGATGCGCCACGCGGAGACACTGCCTTCATAGGGGTACGAGTAACAGTCGTCCCCGGAATTCGCCAGAATTCTCATCGTCACCTCACGCCGGATCATGATGCAGTCAGGAGCGGCGTGGCTGTCCCGCCGCTGGTACTTTCATGCCGGGACGCGAGGCAAACGAAACAG is a window encoding:
- a CDS encoding peptidoglycan-binding domain-containing protein, with protein sequence MIRREVTMRILANSGDDCYSYPYEGSVSAWRIRRSVGRGGRNDRDDVLKIQKLLNLTEPTDGGPPVPLVEDGWIGPKTNSAIAHFQSVQQTGSDGRVDPFGPTLKRMNEVSKPRLGVNNAALLARVAAAMGTLTQIVTKGQRTVERAMDYLRFGDGIFSSKRDYEMADLYFDFKRLSQSQTQAALVSIRTTFRRAWTALNSPPSPVTGGNPLGVSIFTIDPLGHSHYAYVPTWKSHEKREHPDVHTGHVYLCRK